The genomic DNA CTGGTTCCCGAACAGGTAATCGACGATGCTGGGCACAGAATCGATCAGTTCCTGGAGCGTGCGTGGAGCGTTTCCCGCCATGGTACCCCTCCTGACTGCTCGAACCGCACCGCACTGCCGACTCCTGGCCTGGGTGGACTCCGTTCCCAGCAACTCCCTCCTGACCGCCCCCACGCGCAGGCCGCCGGGCCCATACCACGCTGTACCCACGAGTCCTTCGGTTCGATCGGTGCTCCGCGAGCCTGCACGGCAGCCTACCGATCGTCCTACCTGCCCCGGAATCTCAGCTTATAGCTTAACTGAGGCCTGTCCGCCCCACAAGCGCCCACCGTTACAAGCCCGTGACACCACACGGTAGCCCGAGAACTCGCTCCGGGCGAGATAACGCCACATACTTCGGTGCACCGGCTGAAACCCGGGAAAGCCGCGGGCGATCGGTCATCCGTGCAAGCCACGTGACCACGGCTGGGTCATCGCGACTCGAGCATCGTGTTCCGTAGCTGTGAAAATGGCCCTTACAGCCCACCTGCGAACGAGTCGCTCGGGACCAGGCAGGAGTTCCTGCCCATCGCCCTCGGCTTCGTCCTGTGCGAACCACCGGTCACGAATGCGCACACGCCGGCCGGATGAGCCTTTCGTGTCGGATTCACCGAGCGTGCGTCCTCCGGGCATCTGTGTCCCCCGAGAACCGTCGATGTTGTCCGAGCGGGCACACGCCTCGCAAAGCGAAGCGGCGCGCAACATCACCGCGAGGCGCACTGAAAAACACTTCTGTCCTGCGGAATGCGAGAGCGAAGCACCCTGGTCAAGGCCAGCCGTTACTCCGTTTGGCATACCGCCGCGCCAGCCAGAAACCCGGATCTGCCGATGACGAGTGGGTAGGTGACCTCGTCTCCCGTCACCCGGACACCGGAGACAGGGAAAACACGGCCATGTCTGGCTGCCGGTCACAGCGATACGCGAAGTCCGAAGCAGAAAGCCACCAGCACCCGCAATGCCGAGCCGTGCATTTAGGCCGGCTCCCGCCGCGCGTATTTCTTCGGTAGCAGCCAGCGAACTGGAACGGCCGCCTCACCGTCGTCGTCCGGAACGATCACCCGCGCCTCCGGTGCGTAATCGGAGATGAGTTCCCGACACATCCCACACGGTGGGACGACCTCGCCCCATCGATTGACTGCCACGATCGTATCGATCTCGGTATCGCCATCAGCCGCTGCCATACCGATCGCGACCGCTTCGGCGCACACCGCAATGCGGCCCACTGTCGCCTCCAGATGCACGGCGCGATACACCCTCCCCGATCGCGTCCGGAGCGCGCAACCGATGTGATGCCAGCCCTCCTTGAAACGCTGCGCGATGAGATCACGTGCCGCAGCAACGAGCGCACGCTCGCTTTCCGTGAGTGCCATGACGTGCTCCCTCCTCAAGGTACGCACGGTGACCGCGGTCGATCCCGGTAGTGATACCGCAGCCAACGGTGCCCGGGTGGACGTACCGAACAGCCCGCGGCAGGTGTGCTTTACGGCTGAGAGCGACGCATCCGCCACGCCAAGGATTCGCGCGCTGGCAGACCGAGCCCGCCAGGGTGAAAGCGCTCGGCTGACCCGGTTACACTCCCTTGACAGCCCCCCGCACTTCCCCGCACACTCCACCGTTGTCGTAGGTGGACGGAGTAGACCGATGAGGGAACGATCCGAGAGTGCGCAACACTGGTTTACCGTTCTCGAAGGTGCCGCCCGAGCACGCCTAGGTTCAGAGCGCGCCGACCATCTCGTCGATGAGCTCCGCCTGATGGCGGAGACGATCGCTCGGGTGTTCGCTGAACCGCTCGAGTTCGACGACGAGCCACCAGTCGATATGCTCAGCGAAAGGCCGGGGAACCCGTGAATACCATGGCACAGCTGTCCGTGCGCGAAATTCCAGCGCGCATCCGCCAGCGCGATCTCTCAGTCCACGAACTGCTCCAGGCCACGATCGAGCGCATCGAACGCACCGACCCCTTCCTTCAGGCTTGGGTCGAATTGGACCGTGAGGGTGCGCTTCGTGAGGCCGAGCGGCTCGATCATCTCGCTGAACGTGGAACCGTGCTTCCGCTCCATGGCGTACCAGTCGGTCTCAAGGACGTGATCGACGCCGCTGGCCTGCCCACACGTGCGGGCTTCGCGCCGCTGGGCGACCGCCCAGCTCAAGCCGATGCTGCCATCGTCGCCCGCTTACGCGAACTCGGCGCTCTCGTCCTCGGGAAGACCCACACCACCCAACTCGCCTTCGCCGATCCGGCTCCGACTCGTAACCCGTGGGCTGCCGAACGGACTCCTGGCGGCTCGAGTTCCGGATCGGCAGCTGCAGTCGCCGCGCGTCAGATACCACTCGCTGTCGGCACCCAGACTGCCGGTTCCGTCCTGCGTCCTGCTGCGTATTGTGGTGTCGTGGGGTTCAAACCGAGCCTCGGCTGGTTCCCACTCGAAGGAGTCATCCCGCTCGCTTGGACGCTCGATCACCTCGGCCTCTTCGCGCGGTCGGTCGAAGACGTCGCGTACACGTACGTCGCGCTCTGCGCGCACCAGCGTCTCGAACTCCCGCTCCTCAGCGAGCCACCGCGGCTGCTGTTTCTCGTCGACTTTCTCGAACTCACCGAGCCGGAGGTCGCTGAGCACCTGCAGGACGTGGTGCGCCGCCTTCGCGAGGCCGGTGCACGGATCGAGGAACGCCGCCTTCCGGTCGATGTCCAGCTCCTGCTCGCGATCCACCATGTCATCATGCTCGCCGAAATGGGCGCACTCCACCAGCAAACGCTCGAGCAACACCCCGATGCCTATGGCCCGCGACTCCGGGCCGCAGTCGAAGTCGGGCAGCTCGTCCCTGCTGGTGCCCTGCTGCACGCTCGCCGTCTCCGCCGTCGCCTGGCAGCTCTTCTCGATGATTTCCTCGCTCGCGCGGACGCCGCGATCCTCCCCACCGCCTCCGGCCCGGCTCCCGATCGCTCGACGACTGGCGACCGCCGCTTCCAAGCCGTCTGGACGCTTCTCGGTACACCAGCGATCTCTCTCCCGTCCGGCCTCACTCGCGACGGCTTACCGCTCGGACTGCAGCTCGTCGCCCGCTACGGACACGATCGGCGCCTCCTCCATGTCGCCGCCTGGTGCGAACGCATCCTGCCGAGCCTGCCGCCGCCACCGCTTACCTGACGGTCGATGAAGGGGTCGGTCCATGGCTGTGCTCACGCGACCGGAGATTCTCCGTCTCATCGAAGCCGGTGAGATCGTCATCGAGCCGTTCGATCCCTCGCAGGTCGGCCCGGCGTCTATCGACCTTCACCTGGGCCGCGAATTCCGCCTCTTCCGGCACGCCCGCGAGATCCTGCACGTCACGGAGGACACCGATCATCGCGAGGTGACCGAACTCGTCACCGTCGACGACTATTTGCTCCTCTTGCCTGGACAAGCCGTGCTCGGTATCACCGAGGAGCGCTTGACCCTCCCCGACAATATCTGTGGCTGGATCCAGGGCCGCAGCCGTTTCGCCCGTGTCGGACTCATGGTCCACGTCACTGCCAACTTCATCCAGCCCGGCATGGTCCGTACGCGGCAGGTTCTCGAGATGAACAACGCTGGGCCCGTCCCACTCGCTATTCGTCCCGGCATCCGGATCTGCCAGATCATCCTCGAGGAATGCGTCGGTCGCGCCCACTACACCGGGCGTTTCCAGGGGCAGGAACATCCCTAGCGGTCGGTAGACGAGCCGTCTGACCATCGGGGGTGGTTGCCGTCCAGCCACCCAAACACGTTCGTGGTGTGTTCACCCAATCGGCGTACGCGTAACGGCCTCAGCTCAGCGCAGGATCGTTCGCCGCGCTGCTGCCACCGCCGACTCGAGCTCTTCCGCGGTCACGATGGCCAGATCGCCACGGACAGTAAGCTTCAACGCGGCCAAGGCCACGCCATACTGGAGACCTCGCTCCACGTCCCCCGTATCGAGATATCCGTGGAGGAACCCAGCCGCGAAAGCATCTCCGGCTCCCACTCGATCGACCACCGTGGCCGCCCGACCCGGCACGATCACCGTGCGCCCGTCGGCAGTCGTCGCCACCGCACCGTGCTCGCCTCGCGTCACCACCGTCATCGCTGCACCGAAACGGGTCGACAGCGCGTGAGCGACCGCTTCCCCATCGCCAGAAAGGCCCCACAACAGACGTGCGTCGTCTTCCCCGCACAGCAGTACCGTCGCCTGACGGCAGAACCACTCGAGCGTTCGCGCCGCCTCCTCCGGACTCCACAAGCGGGACCGGTAGTTGACGTCGAACGACACGCCGACACCGGACTGGCACGCTCGTTCGACCAGCCGAGCGAGGACTGCCCGGCATCCGCTGCTGAGCGCCGGGGTGATCCCCGTCGCATGCAACCACCGGCTCTCGCTCACCCACTCGACCGGAAAGACCAGTGGATCGACGTGCGCCACGACCGACCCGGCACGGTCGTACAGCACGACCGTCGGGCGCGGCGGGACGCCCACATCCAGGAAGTAGACGCCGACGCGTCCTTCATCGGTCCAGTGAATCAGTGACGTATCGACACCGTGCCACGCCAGCTCCCGCGCGATGCGCTCACCGAGCGTATTCCTCGGCAGCACCGAGGACCAGGCAGTTCGCCGACCAAGCCGGGCCAACGCGATCAGCACGTTCGCCTCGGCGCCCCCGATCCCGACTTCGAGCTGCTTCGTCGTCTCCAGCCGCTCACCGGTGGGCACCGCCAGCCGGAGCATCGCTTCGCCGAAACCGACGACGTCCCAGCGCACGGCCACTCGACCTCACAACTGCTCGAGCAGCTCGAGCAAAGAGTGCACCGAATAGTGCGGTTGCATCCCGAGGGCATCCAATTTGGCAGTCCCCCGGTTCACCCAACACACCCGAAAACCGAACCGGAGCGCTCCCGCGACATCGAACCCGTTCGACGAACAGAACAGGATCCGTTCCGGCCGCAGAACCAACGCGGCCGGTGCGAGCGCGTACACCGCTGGTGACGGCTTGTACCGCTGCACGGCATCAGCGCTCAGCACTGCCTCGAAGACTGAGCGCATCCCGACGGCGCCGAGCAACGCCTCCAGCATCGCTGGGCTGCCGTTGGAAAGGATGGCCAGTCGCACGCTCCGCTCGCGGAACCCCACCAGGGCTGGGTACACATCCGGGAAAGCCTCGAGTTCGAGCCAGCCGTGCAGGAGATGTTCCCGCTCCTCGCTCGTCAACTCCAGTTCGAGCTGCGCGCATGCTGCGTCCAGCGCTTCCTCCGTCACCTGCCAAAAGTCGACGTACTCCCCGAGGATCGTCCGCAAGAAACTGTGCTCCAGTTGCTTGGCCCGCCAGCGATCGAGGAGCGGGAGGTCACCGACGATCGCTCGTGCGCGCTCCGCGAGTCGGTTGAACCCGAAGAGCGTACCATAGACGTCGAAAACGATCGCCTCGATCCCGTGCTGCGCCAATCTAAGCCCTCCGTTCGCCCAGTCTCTTGCGGGAATCCTAGGCGTTCGCCAGCAGCAGTGCAATGCCCTCCCGCGCAGCTCCGTCGAAGTGCTCACCAGGTAGACAAAACGCCCTCCTGCGACCAGCTCGCGTCCTCGTTCGTTGGTACCCTCGGGGGAGAGAGAGGTCGGAGCTCGTGTGGAAACAGGTCGTTCTCGTTCTGCTCGGCGTCGCTGCGCTCGTGTTCACGCTCCCGGTCCACGAGGCGAACGGGACACCGTTCGCCAGCCCCGCCTTCGAGCAACTCTGGATCCAGCACCAGCGTGCCCAGCTCGATCTGTGGGGAGAGATACCGCTCGCCTGGCGTATCGAGCCGTATGCCGATTCGCCAGGCGGTCGACGACTCGTCCAATACTTCGACCGGGGGCGGATGGAGTTGACGACCCTCGCCAGCGTCAACCGCACCAGTGTCACTCAGGGCCGGCTCGCTTGGGAACTGACCACGGGAAACATCGCCATCGGCAGCGACCTCTTCATCCGTCGCCCGCCGCCCGATCTTCCGATCGATGGTGGATCCACCGATCCGCGCGTCCCCACCTATGCCACGCTCGCTGCACTCGTGTCCGAGCCAGCCCCCGATCGAACTGTCACCAGTCAGGCGATCGACTCGTGGATCACCGCGGATGGTTCGCGAGAGCACGCAACGCCCCCGGCCCCGGTGCGATCGAGCCGTTACATCGCGACGACGCGCCACAACCTTCCAGATGTGACGGTTTCCCTCTTCGACCGTTCACCGCTCGGACCCAACGCCTGGATCGAGGTCTTCGGCTATCCCATCAGTGAGCCGTTCTGGGCCTACTATCGTCGTGGCGAGACCGCGCTTCCCTCGTTGATTCAGGTCTTCGAGCGACGCATCCTCGTCTACACTCCCTCTCTTCCCGCCGATCAGCGCTTCACGCTGGTCAACACCGGTCGCCACTACTATCGCTGGCGCTACGGAGCGGATCCATCCCGACTCTGGCCTGACCCGCTTCCTGGCACTCCCGTCTCGATCCAAGTGCCGCCCCACTTCCGTGCTGGTCTCTTCCTCGAGGGTGTCCGCGACCCCGTCGACCTGGCCCTCGCCCCCGACGGGAATCTCCTCGTCCTCACCAGCAACGGTACCGTCCTCCTCGTGACCGCCGAGGACGCGAGCGGTCGGGCTTCGCGCCTCACCACCTTCGCCTCTGGCCTCGTCGTCCCACGCGGCATCGCCACCGCTGGTCCCTGGGTATACGTCACCGATGACCAGGGTCTCGTCCGGCTTCGCGACGACGACGGCGACGGCATCGCCGACCGCACGCAGCGTCTGCCGCTCGCGTTTCGCCCGTTACCTGGTCCGGCCGGTGCACCGGTCACCGACGCGCGCGGCCAGGTTTATCTCGCTGGCCTGGCCAAGGATGGCTCTTCTGCTCCCTACTTGTACCTGATCACCGAGGGCCACAGCGTCCCACTCGGTCCGGCACCCACCAGCCTCGTGCGACTCTTCACCTGGGGCGAGCTCCTTTTCGCTCTTGTCCAGACCGAGGAGGGCCGCGTGCATGTGGTCCGCCTCGATTTCGGAAGTCGCACAGTCGTGGCCGAGCCTTTCCTCGACTTCCCGGCAGGGTTCATTCCAGGCGGTGGGCTCGCTTACACGACACAACTGTGGGCAGACCCGATTCCCGGAACACTGTTCTTCTGGGGCACACGCGAGACTGCAGGTACGCTCCTCCGCGCTGTCCCGGGATCTGACGGACAGGGTGCACCCACCTCACCGTTCGCCCAGGGATTCCGCTATCCTGTCGCGATGACGGTCGGACTCGACGGCACGCTCTACGTCGCCGACGCAGGTACCGGACAGTTAATCAAGATCGTGCCCACGCGCCGGCAAGCCCAGTGAGGAGTCAGAGGTCACTCGGCCCACCGTTCGGCATTCCCGCACCGAGCTCCTTCGCACGCCGGTAGGCCGCCCACACTGCTCGCGCGATGACCGTCCGGAGCCCACCTCGTTCCATCTCGTAGAGTGCTGCGGCCGACGTCCCACCTGGCGTCGTCACCATATTTCGGAGCTCCGCTGGATGCTTACCGGTTTCCCGGGCAAACAGAACTGACCCCAGAATCGTCTGTTGCACGAGCTGCTCTGCGATATTCCGGGAAAACCCGAGATGAACCCCCGCATCGATCAGCGCCTCCATGATCAGGAAGACGTAGGCCGGTCCCGTCCCGCTCAACGCCGTCGCCATGTCGACCATGTCTTCGTTGTCGACGCGGATCGCCAGACCCATGGCTTCCAACACGGTCCGCACCAGCTGCTCGTCTTGGGGTGTCACTCCCGGTGCCGGATACCAGACAGTCGCCCCATGGCCGATCTGGGCCGGGGTGTTCGGCATCGAACGCACGACTCGCTCGTGCTGCAACCCCTCCTGTAACCGTCGCACGGTCGCACCCGCCACGATCGACAGGACGATCTGCTCCGGTGCGAGCACACCCGCTAGGTCCCGCATCGCTGCCTCCAGCGTCTGCGGCTTGACCGAAAGCACGACGAGATCCGCACCGCGGACTGCCGCAACGTTGTCCGGTGTCGTCTCGAGCCCCAAACGGGCGATCAACTCTTGTCGTCGCCGCGCGTTCGGCTCGCCTCCCGTCAGCTGGTGAACACTGACGAGTCCTGCTCGGAGCAGCGCCGCTGCGATCGCCTCCGCCATCACGCCGCAGCCGACGAATGCGATGCGTTTCCCGCTCAGCGGCGACTCCCGCAGGTTGCTGACCCGGCTCGCCATCTCGGCTCGCCCTTCGCTCGGCCTCACTCTTCCTCTTCCTCCTCGAGTTCGAACTCCTCGAACGGGCTCTCCTCGATGAAGGCCTCGACGAACTCCGCTAACCGGTTCAGCGCCGTTTCCACGATCGCCTCCCCGAATTCCGCTGAGGCTGCCCGGGCGTCACCGAGTGCCCCGTTCGCCGTGATCTCGTCGAACGAATACGCAACGTGCACCGGCCCCCACCACGACGCGTGCGGATACGCCTGCTCCAGGAGCTCGCCAGGAGCGAGCGCGTCCTCCCGCACCGCCCAGGGCGCCAGGTACAAGAGCTGGCTCGTCTCGCTTTCGCAGGCGTGACCGATCACTTCGGCTACCTTCCCGCGCTGCACCACATCGTTCGCCAGCTCCGTAATCGATACCCATGCTGCGAGTACGTCCAGCTCCCGCCGCAGCCGTTGCACGAGGAGTTCCAACGCCGGGCGATTCCCGCCATGCCCGTTCACGAAGAGGAAACGCTCGAACCCATGCTCAGCGAGGCTTTCGACGACTTCGTACAAGACCTGCATGAAGGTCTCGCCGGAGAGCGTAATAGTCCCCGGGAACGCCATGTGATGCGGCGAGACACCGAATGGCATGACCGGCGCGACCAGAACTTCCGGGTACAAGCGCTCCGCCAAGCGCAGGCTGAACTCGTAAGCCCGCACGCTGTCCGTCGCGAACGTCGCATGCGGCCCATGTTGCTCCGTCGACCCGACCGGAATGACGACGAGTCGAATCTCCCCCATCGCTGACTCGAGCTCCGGCCAGGTCATTTCCCACAGGACATACCGTTCACGCTCTTCCATAGCCCTCGCTATCCTTCCTACAGTCTGACCGCGTGCCCGCGATCATCTCGCATATCGACAGCATCGCATCGTAACACAGAGGGGGCAATCGCCCATGTTGCGTCCCCGCCCGTATCCACCCATCGCCGACTATGCGATCATCGGCGATGGGCGAACCGCCGCACTCGTCTCCCGCGACGGCTCGATCGATTGGCTATGCCTCCCTCGTTTCGACGCCGACCCTGTCTCTTCCCGCATCCTCGACGCTGATCTCGGTGGATACTGGTGCATCTTGCCCCACGACGCCCGAACTGCCCAGCGAAGCTATCGTGACCGTACCAACGTCCTCGAAACCTTCTTCACCACCACGACCGGCCAGGTACGTCTCACCGATTTTTTCCCGGCCCTCACCGAGACCCAGAAACGACACTTCCCGCTCGCCCAGACGCTTCTCATCCGTCGCGTCCGCTGCCAGGCCGGTCGCGTCGCCCTCGAGGTGACCATTCGCCTTCGTCCCCGCTTCGGTCGGCAGACCCCAGAACTCCGCGTGTTCGCCGGCCAGTGGTACCAGTACGGATGGGATCATCGCGCTGCCGTTCTCTACGCGAGCGTCCCGCTCGAGCAGCGGGGCTCCGTCTTGCGCGGCACCTTCATACTCGAAGCCGGGCAAACCGCCGATTTCGCCCTCGCCTACGCCGACGAAGCACCCGTCGAACTCCCCATTCCGCAGCTTTTCGACACCTTCGAGCGTCTGACCCTCGACTACTGGTCGCAATGGATCCTGCACTGCACCTATACCGGCCCCTATCGCGAGGCAGTCGAGCGCAGCGCGCTCACACTCAAGCTCCTTACCTATGCGCCCTCGGGTGCCGTGGTCGCCGCACCGACCACCTCGCTCCCCGAGTAGCCGGGTGGCCCCCGCAACTGGGATTACCGGTATTGTTGGCTCCGCGATGCCTCCTTCACCGTTCGCTCGCTCCTCGGTCTGGGCTTCCATGAGGAAGCCGACGCATTCGTCGATTGGATCCTCTACGCTACGCGTCTTACTCAGCCGGAACTGCAAGTCGTCTATACCCTCCACGGTGAGCCGCATATCCCGGAGCACCTGCTCGTCGACCTCGACGGCTACCGGAGCAGTCGTCCCGTCCGTGTCGGGAACCAGGCCTCGCAGCAGTTCCAGCTCGATGTCTACGGTGAAGTCATCGATGCCTTCGCGCGTTATCGTGCGTTCGGTCGCCCGCTCGACCGCGACAACTACCGTTTCCTTCGTGGCCTTGCCGATGTCATCGTTCACCGGTGGCACGAACCGGACGACGGCATCTGGGAAGTCCGTTCCGGCCGTGTCCATCACGTCCACTCCAAGGTCATGGCACTCGTCGGCCGGCGTCATCTCGAGCGTCTCGCGGTGCAGGACGGCGTGCACCTCCCGCTCCACCGCTACCGCCGCGCCGCTGCCGAGATCGAGCGCTGGCTCGTCACGTACGGAGTCGATCCTACCCGGAACGCGTTCGTCGCCGTACCCGGCGGCGGAGCGGACGCGTCCCTCCTCTGGCTCGCCCTCCAGGACGCCTTCCTCTCGCCGACGCATCCCTGGGTGATCGGCACCGTGGATAGCGTACGACGCGAACTCACTGTCGACGACCTCGTCTATCGCTACCACCGGCCGGACGGTCTCATTGGGCCGGAAGGAGCTTTCGTCATCTGCTCCTTCTGGCTCGTCGAGGCGCTGGCTCGCATCGGCCGCCTCGACGAAGCCTACGACCGATTCGAGCGCCTCCTCCATCGCGCCAATGACGTCGGTCTGTACGCCGAGGAGATCGATCCTGCCACTGGCGAGCACCTCGGCAACTTCCCGCAGGCATTCAGTCATATCGGCCTCATCAGTGCTGCGCTCGCCTTGGAGGAGGCGACCACGTCGCGGAAGCCGCTTCGCGCTGCTGCGCACTGAGGTCACGTGCGGAGCAAGATGCCCAGAACGATCCCGTACACGACATGCCCGATGACCGTCGCCACTGCCGTCTGTCGCCCGTAGTTGAGCCCGGCCAGTCCGGGCGGTTGGAGATGCCGTGTCGGATCCGGCCCTGTACCCTCGCTCGCCATCCGCGGGTGCACTCCCGGTAAGCCTGGCAAGACCACGAGCAGCACGAACAACGCATGAACCAGTCCCACCAGTGCCCCCAGCCACCAGGACGCGCCTCCGAGCAACCAGAACACACCCGCATAGACGGCCGCGACCGGCCAACCGACCAGGATGTGCGCGAAGACACCGACGAATTTCGCCCGTTCTCGATCGTCGGTCACCCACAGCCCCAGGATCAGGGGCAAATCCATACGCGTCAGTCCGAACAGTTGACTGCCGCGCAAGACGACCGTCAGCAGAATCGTCGCCACGAGTCCGGCGAGGATCAGACGCAAGACGCTCTCGGCCACCGCGCCGCACCCTCCACGACCGCCGTGCTATCCTCGCTCACGTGCACCAGTTCGGTGCCAGGGAGTTGCGGTCGTATGCCATTCGTCATGGATCTCCGTCCCGAAGGGTTCGTCCCGGCAGCCCGCTGCGACCAGTGCGGCGAACTCGTCACCGCGGAGGCCGGCCTCGTCCTCTGGAGCCTCGATTCGCCTGCTGTACTCGGCGGCTCACCGGTCTTCGTCGCCTGCGATCAGGACTGTGCCGATGCACTGACCGCTCGTTATCCAGAAATCCAGTTCGCAGCCCTCGCTCTCGACACCTACCTCGTCGTCCTCGTCGAGGACGAACTCGTGATCGACTCCCAGGCGGTTCGGGAACGCGAGGAACTCGCCTGGGCGCTCGAGCGCACGCGCGATGAAGTCGACCAGGCACTCGACTGACCGCGGGCGTTAACGGACGAACCGCCGCACAGCAAGCCCCACCAGCGCGACACTGAACCGCATCCCGATCCCAGCGTACACCAGCCAGCGAAGCAGAACCGGCTGGTGAGCCGCGTAGTGGCGACGATAGAACAGTGCCATCGCCCGGTAGAACTCCCACAGAATCCGCGGGTCGCGTCGCCCCCACGAGCCACCCTTGACATGGACGGCTCGTGCCGACGGCTCGTAGCGCACGCGCCAGCCACGCTGCTTGATCCGATACGCCCAGTCGAGATCCTCACCGTACATGAAAAAAGCCTCGTCCAGCAGACCGGCCTCCACCACGGCCTGCAGTCGCACCAGCATGCATGCCCCGCTCACTGCATCCACCTCGAGCGGTTCGTCGGGGTCACGATACGTCAGGTTGTAGCGTGCGAACCAGCGGCTGCGCGGGAACAGCCGTGCCAGCCCCGTCAGTTTCCACAACGCCGTGCCCGGTGTCGGGAAGCTGCGCCGGCATGCCAGATCGAGCCGCCCGTCCGGCAACACCAGCTTCGGCCCGACGATCGCCACATCCGGCTCGCGCTCCAGCACCGTCACCAGTCGCTGGATCGTTTCCGGCTCGACGAAGCAGTCCGAGTTCAACAGCAGGACAGCGTGCGCGCGTCGCGCGCGATCCGGTACCAGTGCCAGAACACGCCGCAGTGCCACATTGTTCGCGCGAGCGAACCCCACATTCGCGCCGGTTTCGAGCAGCACGGCCTCGGGAAACCGCTCCCGCACCAGCGCTACCGACCCGTCGTGCGACCCGTTATCGACGACGAATACCGTGCACGGCCGATCCAGCGTGCTCGCCCGGAGCGCCGTCAAGCATCGCTCGAGCAGGTGAGCGGTGTTGTAGTTGACGATCACGACCCACACACCCTGCGGCGCAGCAGCAGTCACCTGTGGAGGCTGGAGCACTCGCTCACTCCTGGTCACGCCATGCGAGATAGTGCTGCCCCACATTCCCCATCTCCACTCGCCAACCGGCCGGATTGCTCGGCGTATACGTCAAGCAGCGTCGCTCGAAGCATTGCACGAGGACGTCGCGGAATTCGCCCGCGACTTTCACTGTCGCCCAATACGGTTCGGTGATCGGTAGTCCCGTCGCGAAGAACAGCGGCTCGAAGAGCCGACCGTGGGTCGCGCCCGCTTCGCCCCAGACTGGCCCCTCGCTCTGCAAGAACTCCCAGAACACGTCGGCGATCGCATGGTTCGTTTCCGGGATGACCACGGCGACCGAGACGCCCCCCGGCCCGTCCTCGGTCACCGTCCCATCGCGGTGCAGTCGCCAGCGGATCTCGCTTCCTTCCGACAG from Thermomicrobium sp. 4228-Ro includes the following:
- a CDS encoding glycosyltransferase family 2 protein, which encodes MLQPPQVTAAAPQGVWVVIVNYNTAHLLERCLTALRASTLDRPCTVFVVDNGSHDGSVALVRERFPEAVLLETGANVGFARANNVALRRVLALVPDRARRAHAVLLLNSDCFVEPETIQRLVTVLEREPDVAIVGPKLVLPDGRLDLACRRSFPTPGTALWKLTGLARLFPRSRWFARYNLTYRDPDEPLEVDAVSGACMLVRLQAVVEAGLLDEAFFMYGEDLDWAYRIKQRGWRVRYEPSARAVHVKGGSWGRRDPRILWEFYRAMALFYRRHYAAHQPVLLRWLVYAGIGMRFSVALVGLAVRRFVR
- a CDS encoding glycoside hydrolase family 15 protein, with protein sequence MGFHEEADAFVDWILYATRLTQPELQVVYTLHGEPHIPEHLLVDLDGYRSSRPVRVGNQASQQFQLDVYGEVIDAFARYRAFGRPLDRDNYRFLRGLADVIVHRWHEPDDGIWEVRSGRVHHVHSKVMALVGRRHLERLAVQDGVHLPLHRYRRAAAEIERWLVTYGVDPTRNAFVAVPGGGADASLLWLALQDAFLSPTHPWVIGTVDSVRRELTVDDLVYRYHRPDGLIGPEGAFVICSFWLVEALARIGRLDEAYDRFERLLHRANDVGLYAEEIDPATGEHLGNFPQAFSHIGLISAALALEEATTSRKPLRAAAH